From Longimicrobium sp., a single genomic window includes:
- the tpiA gene encoding triose-phosphate isomerase has protein sequence MSAPLKPVLAGNWKMNLGPSEAARFFGEFLAVWQPRDDRSVVFFPPAVSLAAAREALQGRADVRLGVQNVYWEKGGAFTGEISAGMAADAGAELVLVGHSERRWVFGETIEETVKKVRAVLDAGLVPVLCVGEKIEERRAGRAEDVVEAQLTAVLRTLSSDDARSLVVAYEPVWAIGTGVNATPADAGAMHGYVRRELAAAYGREIAAAVPILYGGSVKPENAAELLAVEGVDGVLVGGASLDPHGFAQICGAVQ, from the coding sequence GTGAGCGCGCCGCTGAAGCCGGTGCTGGCCGGCAACTGGAAGATGAACCTGGGCCCGTCCGAGGCCGCGCGCTTCTTCGGCGAGTTCCTGGCCGTCTGGCAGCCGCGCGACGACCGCAGCGTCGTCTTCTTTCCCCCCGCCGTCTCCCTCGCCGCCGCGCGCGAGGCGCTCCAGGGCCGCGCCGACGTCCGCCTGGGCGTGCAGAACGTGTACTGGGAGAAGGGCGGCGCCTTCACCGGCGAGATCTCCGCGGGGATGGCGGCGGACGCGGGCGCGGAGCTCGTGCTGGTCGGCCACAGCGAGCGCCGCTGGGTGTTCGGCGAGACGATCGAGGAGACGGTGAAGAAGGTGCGCGCGGTGCTCGACGCCGGCCTGGTCCCCGTCCTCTGCGTGGGCGAGAAGATCGAGGAGCGCCGCGCCGGCCGCGCCGAGGACGTGGTGGAGGCGCAGCTCACCGCCGTGCTCCGCACCCTCTCGTCCGACGACGCGCGCTCGCTGGTGGTGGCGTATGAGCCGGTGTGGGCCATCGGCACCGGCGTGAACGCCACCCCGGCCGACGCGGGCGCGATGCACGGCTACGTGCGCCGCGAGCTGGCGGCGGCGTACGGCCGCGAGATCGCCGCCGCCGTCCCCATCCTGTACGGCGGCAGCGTCAAGCCCGAGAACGCCGCCGAGCTGCTGGCCGTGGAGGGCGTCGACGGCGTGCTGGTGGGCGGAGCGAGCCTCGATCCCCACGGCTTCGCGCAGATCTGCGGCGCGGTGCAGTGA
- a CDS encoding ammonium transporter → MTLPISLVPAGFLAAAQTVPVSGADTAWLMAATALVLLMTPALGFFYGGLVRGKNVLNTLMMSFAALGVVGIAWALLGYSLAFAPGNGFVGGLSYAGLRNVGLETGSWGATPHLLFMAYQGTFAIITAALISGAVVERMRFGPYLAFVGAWSLLVYAPVAHWVWGKGWLGGLGALDFAGGTVVHVNAGLAAVVAAIVVGNRKDYGRQALLPHDATYVLLGAGLLWFGWFGFNAGSALAANASAALAFVNTLLAPAATLVVWMALDAARLKKVTAVGGATGIVVGLVAVTPAAGFVGPAAAIALGAVAAFPSYFAIAYRSRTRLDDSLDVFAAHGTGGIVGALLTGVLASAAWGGTDGLLFGNAAQLGKQAVAVLAAGGYSAIATLAILKAIALVAPLRREGREEGVGLDVVQHGEEAYARGEGAVLVPPEALLPSVIEVPVPAALLAPEAA, encoded by the coding sequence ATGACACTCCCGATCTCCCTCGTTCCCGCGGGGTTCCTGGCCGCCGCGCAGACGGTGCCGGTGAGCGGCGCCGACACGGCGTGGCTGATGGCCGCCACCGCGCTGGTGCTGCTGATGACGCCGGCGCTCGGGTTCTTCTACGGCGGGCTGGTGCGCGGCAAGAACGTGCTCAACACGCTGATGATGAGCTTCGCCGCGCTGGGCGTGGTGGGGATCGCGTGGGCGCTGCTGGGCTACTCGCTCGCCTTCGCGCCGGGGAACGGGTTCGTGGGGGGATTGTCGTACGCGGGACTGCGGAACGTGGGGCTGGAGACGGGATCGTGGGGCGCGACGCCGCACCTGCTGTTCATGGCCTACCAGGGGACGTTCGCCATCATCACCGCCGCGCTGATCTCCGGCGCCGTGGTGGAGCGGATGCGCTTCGGGCCGTACCTGGCCTTCGTCGGCGCGTGGTCGCTGCTCGTCTACGCCCCCGTGGCCCACTGGGTGTGGGGGAAGGGGTGGCTCGGCGGCCTCGGCGCGCTGGACTTCGCCGGGGGGACGGTGGTGCACGTGAACGCGGGGCTCGCGGCCGTCGTCGCGGCGATCGTCGTCGGCAACCGCAAGGACTACGGCCGCCAGGCGCTCCTCCCGCACGACGCCACCTACGTGCTGCTGGGCGCGGGGCTGCTCTGGTTCGGCTGGTTCGGCTTCAACGCGGGGAGCGCGCTCGCGGCGAACGCATCCGCGGCGCTGGCGTTCGTCAACACGCTGCTGGCACCCGCCGCCACGCTGGTGGTGTGGATGGCGCTCGACGCGGCGCGTCTCAAGAAGGTCACCGCGGTCGGCGGGGCGACGGGGATCGTCGTCGGCCTCGTGGCGGTGACGCCGGCGGCCGGGTTCGTCGGGCCCGCGGCGGCCATCGCGCTGGGCGCGGTGGCGGCGTTCCCCAGCTACTTCGCCATCGCGTACCGCTCGCGCACGCGGCTGGACGACTCGCTGGACGTGTTCGCCGCGCACGGCACCGGCGGCATCGTGGGCGCGCTGCTGACGGGCGTGCTCGCCTCCGCCGCGTGGGGCGGGACGGACGGGCTCCTCTTCGGCAACGCGGCGCAGCTCGGCAAGCAGGCCGTCGCGGTCCTCGCGGCGGGGGGATACAGCGCCATCGCCACGCTGGCGATCCTCAAGGCGATCGCGCTGGTGGCGCCGCTGCGGCGCGAGGGGCGCGAGGAAGGCGTCGGGCTCGACGTGGTGCAGCACGGCGAGGAGGCGTACGCGCGCGGCGAGGGCGCGGTGCTGGTGCCGCCCGAGGCGCTGCTGCCGAGCGTGATCGAGGTGCCCGTGCCCGCCGCCTTGCTGGCGCCGGAGGCCGCATGA
- the secG gene encoding preprotein translocase subunit SecG, which yields MFTFLLILLVLDALVLIPVVLLQSGKGGGLAAMGGGAGTDTLFGSRQATTILHKASWWCGGLFVAIAFALSMLSARAARPTSVLRQGLQKSAPTAPAPAGQPAVPGVTQPATPTAPAAAPAPAATQGGNDPATAAGAGQPAAPPTSAPKQ from the coding sequence GTGTTCACGTTTCTGCTGATTCTGCTGGTGCTCGACGCGCTGGTGCTGATTCCCGTGGTGCTGCTGCAGTCCGGCAAGGGCGGCGGTCTGGCCGCCATGGGCGGCGGCGCCGGCACCGACACGCTGTTCGGCAGCCGCCAGGCCACCACCATCCTGCACAAGGCCTCGTGGTGGTGCGGCGGGCTGTTCGTGGCCATCGCGTTCGCGCTGTCGATGCTGTCGGCCCGCGCCGCGCGCCCGACCTCGGTGCTGCGCCAGGGGCTGCAGAAGAGCGCGCCCACGGCCCCCGCGCCGGCCGGCCAGCCCGCGGTTCCCGGCGTAACGCAGCCCGCGACGCCGACGGCCCCCGCCGCCGCGCCCGCGCCTGCCGCCACGCAGGGCGGCAACGACCCGGCCACCGCCGCCGGCGCCGGCCAGCCCGCCGCGCCCCCGACCAGCGCGCCGAAGCAGTAA
- a CDS encoding P-II family nitrogen regulator: protein MKLIVAIIRPEKLGETLEALYRAEVRGLTVSRVQGHGGEVERVETYRGTTVKMELQEKVRLEIGVSEPFVDVTVQAILRAASTGEVGDGKIFVLPVESVYRIRTGEKDESAVTPQPVELDELLG, encoded by the coding sequence ATGAAGCTCATCGTCGCGATCATCCGCCCCGAGAAGCTGGGCGAGACGCTGGAGGCGCTCTACCGCGCCGAGGTGCGCGGGCTGACGGTGAGCCGCGTGCAGGGCCACGGCGGCGAGGTGGAGCGGGTGGAGACGTACCGCGGGACGACGGTGAAGATGGAGCTGCAGGAGAAGGTGCGGCTGGAGATCGGCGTGTCGGAGCCGTTCGTCGACGTCACCGTGCAGGCCATCCTCCGCGCCGCCTCGACCGGCGAGGTGGGCGATGGGAAGATCTTCGTCCTCCCCGTCGAGAGCGTGTACCGCATCCGCACGGGGGAAAAGGATGAGTCCGCCGTGACGCCCCAGCCGGTGGAGCTGGACGAGCTGCTGGGGTAG